One genomic segment of Streptomyces sp. NBC_00239 includes these proteins:
- a CDS encoding ABC transporter permease, producing the protein MNSASAALLPVNATLGWLLAVLLAGAVVVVAAFRLSPDQDTRRAREVLLAGMRAAVQLLAVAAVIGWVADSPVGLPAFLLMMSAVAMRTAGRRITTDGTWWWAAVPIAGGVAPTVGLLLATGLVPPRGIVLIPVTGILIGGALTATVLCGRQCLAVLHLRHGEVEAALALGMPDRDARLEIARPTASEALVPGLDQTRTVGLVTLPGAFVGMLLGGADPMTAGAVQLFVLIALMAVQAVAVVLTLELIARARLTAPAAHDREPVPRPAWSRWFGRLRWSRPAARAPKPRR; encoded by the coding sequence GTGAACTCAGCGTCGGCCGCTCTGCTCCCGGTCAACGCGACCCTCGGATGGCTGTTGGCCGTACTGCTCGCCGGTGCCGTCGTGGTGGTCGCCGCATTCCGCCTGTCACCCGACCAGGACACCCGCAGGGCCCGGGAAGTCCTCCTCGCGGGGATGCGGGCCGCCGTGCAGCTCCTAGCGGTCGCCGCCGTCATCGGATGGGTCGCCGACTCGCCCGTGGGACTTCCCGCTTTCCTGCTCATGATGTCCGCGGTCGCCATGCGCACGGCAGGCCGCAGGATCACCACCGACGGGACCTGGTGGTGGGCGGCGGTACCCATCGCCGGGGGAGTGGCGCCGACCGTCGGGCTGCTGCTGGCCACAGGTCTCGTCCCGCCCCGCGGCATCGTGCTCATTCCCGTGACGGGGATCCTGATCGGCGGCGCGCTCACCGCGACCGTCCTCTGCGGCCGGCAGTGCCTGGCGGTGCTGCACCTGCGCCACGGCGAGGTAGAGGCGGCGCTCGCGCTCGGCATGCCCGACCGTGACGCGAGGCTCGAGATCGCCCGCCCGACAGCATCCGAGGCGCTGGTTCCCGGCCTCGACCAGACCCGCACCGTCGGACTGGTCACCCTGCCGGGGGCGTTCGTCGGCATGCTGCTCGGCGGCGCCGACCCCATGACGGCCGGCGCGGTCCAACTGTTCGTCCTCATCGCCCTGATGGCCGTCCAAGCCGTCGCGGTGGTCCTCACCCTGGAACTGATCGCGCGAGCACGTCTCACCGCCCCCGCAGCCCACGACCGGGAGCCGGTGCCGCGCCCGGCGTGGTCACGGTGGTTCGGGCGCCTCAGGTGGAGCCGTCCTGCGGCGCGCGCCCCGAAGCCTCGTCGCTGA
- a CDS encoding DinB family protein, translating to MTASDTKADLHFYLQSARDALLWKLEGLSEYDVRRPLTPTGTNLLGLVKHAAGVELGYFGDTFGRPSGESLPWLDAGAEDNADMWATADESRESIVDLYRRAWAHADATIDALALDTTGRVPWWPDGKDEVTLHHAVVRVIADTHRHAGHADILRELLDGAVGMSKGNDSIPPLDSARWESHRSRLERAAREADRDA from the coding sequence ATGACCGCATCCGATACCAAGGCCGACCTCCACTTCTATCTGCAGTCGGCCCGCGACGCCCTGCTGTGGAAGCTCGAAGGGCTCTCGGAGTACGACGTCCGCCGGCCGCTGACGCCGACCGGCACGAACCTCCTGGGCCTGGTGAAACACGCGGCCGGTGTGGAGCTGGGCTACTTCGGCGACACCTTCGGGCGGCCGTCCGGCGAGTCGCTGCCCTGGCTCGATGCCGGGGCCGAGGACAACGCGGACATGTGGGCCACCGCCGACGAGTCGCGCGAGTCCATCGTGGACCTGTACCGCCGGGCGTGGGCGCACGCGGACGCGACGATCGACGCGCTGGCGCTCGACACGACCGGCAGGGTGCCGTGGTGGCCCGACGGCAAGGACGAGGTGACGTTGCACCACGCCGTGGTACGGGTGATCGCCGACACGCACCGGCACGCCGGACACGCCGACATCCTCCGGGAACTCCTGGACGGGGCCGTCGGGATGAGCAAGGGCAACGACAGCATCCCGCCCTTGGACTCCGCGCGGTGGGAGAGCCACCGGAGCCGGCTGGAGCGTGCGGCCAGGGAAGCCGACCGGGACGCGTGA
- a CDS encoding helix-turn-helix domain-containing protein gives MRAVPRRCDTCKRTLPLPRPGQPAPYCRPCAAKKPKSGASRRTSPPGRPAHADPKALLIYAAQELQRAASGLMDAAHADVRPADLLELKQGIAPLFRDVEAAIVHAGRRRGDDWQVLGAPLEVSGERLRKRWNPASLDERLTAITEAREAARTRPADSDTAATPLTPAQQLAAALTVLHRATGRSIASIATDVGVHPSHLSRVFKGKSRPSWHVVEQLAAACGGHAAELRDLWDAAVHPATPAPALPAPGHEAQEAFHTALRALYLADGLRSPDKVCLAIDGALTVEEIRDVLAGRVWPEWTIASRLILALGGRPSDLNALHLAAELPAPGPRLQASSFG, from the coding sequence ATGCGCGCCGTCCCACGCCGATGCGACACATGCAAGCGGACCCTCCCCCTGCCCCGCCCCGGCCAGCCCGCACCGTACTGCCGTCCCTGCGCGGCGAAGAAGCCCAAGTCGGGTGCCTCGCGCCGGACTTCACCGCCGGGCCGGCCCGCGCACGCCGATCCGAAGGCGCTGCTCATCTACGCCGCCCAGGAACTGCAGCGGGCCGCCTCCGGCCTGATGGACGCCGCCCACGCCGACGTGCGCCCGGCGGACCTCCTCGAACTCAAGCAGGGCATCGCCCCGCTCTTCAGGGACGTCGAGGCCGCGATCGTGCACGCCGGGCGCCGCCGCGGCGACGACTGGCAGGTCCTGGGCGCGCCGCTGGAGGTCAGCGGCGAACGCCTGCGCAAGCGCTGGAACCCCGCCTCCCTCGACGAACGCCTGACCGCCATAACGGAGGCGAGGGAAGCGGCCCGGACCCGCCCCGCGGACTCCGACACCGCCGCCACGCCCCTCACTCCCGCACAGCAGCTCGCGGCGGCGCTGACGGTCCTCCACCGGGCCACCGGCCGCTCGATCGCCAGCATCGCCACCGATGTCGGAGTCCACCCCTCCCACCTGTCCCGGGTCTTCAAGGGCAAGAGCCGGCCGTCCTGGCACGTCGTCGAGCAGCTGGCCGCGGCCTGCGGCGGCCACGCGGCCGAACTCCGGGACCTGTGGGACGCCGCCGTCCACCCGGCCACGCCCGCCCCCGCACTGCCCGCCCCCGGACACGAAGCACAGGAGGCCTTCCACACCGCCCTGCGCGCCCTCTACCTCGCCGACGGCCTGCGCTCCCCGGACAAGGTCTGCCTCGCGATCGACGGCGCGCTGACGGTCGAGGAGATCCGAGACGTCCTCGCCGGCCGGGTGTGGCCCGAGTGGACGATCGCCTCCCGCCTCATCCTCGCCCTCGGCGGCCGACCCAGCGACCTCAACGCCCTCCACCTCGCGGCCGAACTCCCCGCCCCGGGCCCCCGCTTGCAGGCCAGCTCGTTCGGCTGA
- a CDS encoding MFS transporter, whose protein sequence is MTRAVRASPYWPVVAHPVLRRLLPGYAVSSLGDGMAVVAVGWLAVDLAPAADRGLWVALAAAAYTLPGAAGTLLLDRLLRGVGPARLATWDALLRAFALGAIPIAHATGVLSVWLYVALLGASSVLHSWGQAGCYTLIARQLSERHHLAGNAVLSTIGSLSTVTGPLLAAPLVIWGGAATVLAVDAATFAFLAATLHRGAPAEAGPDSVDGADGHAAKSSGFGVIRRDRRLAGLLLLSAGFFLFFGPVYVALPLHVADDLAAPVGVLATFYSLFGAGAVAGALLTGYLRRLPLAPAAACIVALSGAALLPLGLGAPTPVAMACFAAVGLLWPPYSSMSTTLFQRSTSPALLPQVLAAVSAVRILPVPLGTVLGGPAVAVLGPTRTLLVSAAGILALGLVAVAGLLLRPWRRVANAQGRPRTDQ, encoded by the coding sequence ATGACGCGCGCAGTGCGGGCCTCCCCCTACTGGCCGGTGGTCGCCCATCCGGTGCTGCGGCGCCTCCTGCCGGGGTACGCCGTCTCTTCGCTGGGCGACGGGATGGCCGTGGTCGCGGTCGGCTGGCTGGCAGTCGACCTGGCGCCCGCCGCCGACCGCGGCCTGTGGGTGGCGCTCGCCGCGGCCGCCTACACGCTGCCCGGCGCGGCCGGCACCCTGCTGCTCGACCGCCTCCTGCGCGGAGTCGGCCCGGCCCGCCTCGCCACCTGGGACGCGCTGCTGCGCGCCTTCGCACTCGGGGCGATCCCGATCGCCCACGCCACCGGGGTGCTCTCCGTCTGGCTGTACGTCGCACTGCTCGGCGCGTCCTCGGTGCTGCACTCCTGGGGCCAGGCCGGCTGCTACACCCTGATCGCCCGACAGCTGTCCGAACGCCACCACCTCGCCGGCAACGCCGTGCTCTCCACCATCGGTTCGCTGTCCACCGTGACCGGTCCGCTCCTGGCGGCGCCCCTGGTCATCTGGGGCGGCGCGGCGACCGTGCTGGCCGTCGACGCCGCGACCTTCGCCTTCCTGGCCGCCACCCTCCACCGGGGCGCGCCGGCGGAAGCCGGCCCGGACTCCGTCGACGGCGCCGACGGGCACGCCGCGAAATCCAGCGGCTTCGGCGTGATCCGTCGCGACCGCCGCCTCGCCGGCCTGCTGCTGCTCAGCGCCGGGTTCTTCCTCTTCTTCGGCCCCGTGTACGTGGCGCTGCCCCTGCACGTGGCGGACGACCTGGCGGCACCGGTCGGCGTGCTGGCGACCTTCTACAGCCTCTTCGGCGCGGGCGCGGTCGCCGGGGCGCTGCTCACCGGTTACCTGCGGCGCCTGCCACTGGCCCCGGCCGCCGCCTGCATCGTCGCCCTCTCGGGCGCGGCCCTGCTCCCGCTGGGGCTGGGCGCGCCGACCCCCGTGGCGATGGCCTGCTTCGCCGCGGTCGGCCTGCTGTGGCCGCCGTACTCCTCGATGTCCACCACGCTCTTCCAGCGCTCCACCTCGCCCGCCCTCCTTCCGCAGGTGCTCGCCGCGGTCTCCGCCGTGCGCATCCTGCCCGTGCCGCTCGGCACCGTCCTCGGCGGTCCGGCCGTGGCCGTGCTCGGTCCCACCCGCACGCTCCTCGTCAGTGCCGCCGGCATTCTGGCCCTCGGCCTGGTCGCGGTCGCCGGGCTGCTCCTGCGCCCTTGGCGACGAGTAGCGAACGCACAAGGGCGACCGCGCACGGATCAGTGA
- a CDS encoding discoidin domain-containing protein, giving the protein MSLLSDRPPRPGVAALAAALVAALLVLLPGTAAHAAPVLLSQGKPATASSTENAGTPAGAAVDGDNGTRWSSQFADPQWIQVDLGAPAQLSQVVLRWETAYARTYRVELSTDGTHWTTGHSATASTGGVQTHALTGTARYVRVYGTERATGWGYSLWEFQVYGTGTGPVIPGGGDLGPNVIVFDPSTPNIQARLDEVFRQQESAQFGSGRYQFLFKPGTYNGLNAQIGFYTSISGLGMSPDDTTINGDITVDAGWFGGNATQNFWRSAENLAVNPVNGTNRWAVSQAAPFRRMHVKGGLNLAPNGFGWASGGYIADSRIDGQIGNYSQQQWYTRDSSIGGWSNAVWNQVFSGTQGAPAQSYPNPPYTTLETTPVSREKPFLYLDGSAYKVFVPAKRTNARGTSWGNGTPQGTSLPLDRFYVVKPGASAATINAALAQGLHLLFTPGVYHVDQTIQVNRPDTVVLGLGLATIVPDNGVTAMKVADVDGVRLAGFLVDAGAVNSPTLLEVGPAGAATDHAANPTTVQDVFVRVGGAGAGKATLGMLINSHDTIVDHTWIWRADHGDGVGWETNRSDYGFRVNGDDVLATGLFVEHFNKYDVEWNGERGRTIFYQNEKAYDAPNQAAIQNGSVKGYAAYKVADSVNTHEGWGLGSYCYYNVDPTIRQEHGFQAPVKAGVRFHDLLVVSLGGNGQYEHVINGIGAPTSGTSTVPSTVVSFP; this is encoded by the coding sequence ATGTCCCTCCTTTCCGACCGACCGCCACGACCGGGCGTCGCGGCGCTCGCCGCCGCGCTGGTCGCGGCCCTTCTCGTGCTGCTGCCGGGCACCGCGGCCCACGCCGCGCCCGTGCTGCTCTCGCAGGGCAAGCCCGCGACCGCCTCCAGCACGGAGAACGCCGGCACACCGGCCGGCGCGGCCGTCGACGGCGACAACGGCACCCGCTGGTCGAGCCAGTTCGCCGACCCGCAGTGGATACAGGTCGACCTCGGCGCCCCGGCCCAGCTGAGCCAGGTGGTGCTGCGCTGGGAGACCGCGTACGCAAGGACCTACCGCGTCGAGCTGTCGACCGACGGGACCCACTGGACCACCGGCCACTCTGCCACCGCGAGCACCGGCGGCGTCCAGACGCACGCCCTCACCGGCACGGCCCGCTACGTCCGCGTGTACGGCACCGAACGGGCCACCGGATGGGGCTACTCGCTCTGGGAGTTCCAGGTCTACGGCACCGGCACCGGCCCGGTCATCCCGGGTGGCGGAGACCTCGGCCCGAACGTCATCGTCTTCGATCCGTCGACGCCGAACATCCAGGCCAGGCTGGACGAGGTCTTCCGCCAGCAGGAGTCGGCCCAATTCGGCTCCGGGCGCTACCAGTTCCTCTTCAAGCCGGGTACGTACAACGGCCTCAACGCGCAGATCGGCTTCTACACGTCGATCTCCGGTCTCGGCATGAGCCCCGACGACACCACCATCAACGGTGACATCACCGTCGACGCGGGCTGGTTCGGCGGCAACGCCACCCAGAACTTCTGGCGTTCGGCCGAGAACCTGGCCGTCAACCCGGTCAACGGCACCAACCGCTGGGCCGTATCGCAGGCCGCGCCCTTCCGCCGGATGCACGTCAAGGGCGGCCTGAACCTGGCGCCCAACGGCTTCGGTTGGGCGTCCGGCGGCTACATCGCCGACTCCAGGATCGACGGACAGATCGGCAACTACTCGCAGCAGCAGTGGTACACGCGTGACAGCTCGATCGGCGGCTGGTCCAACGCGGTGTGGAACCAGGTGTTCTCCGGGACGCAGGGCGCGCCGGCGCAGTCGTACCCGAACCCGCCCTACACCACCCTGGAGACGACCCCCGTCTCGCGGGAGAAGCCGTTCCTGTACCTGGACGGCTCCGCCTACAAGGTGTTCGTGCCGGCGAAGCGCACCAACGCCCGCGGCACCTCCTGGGGCAACGGGACACCGCAGGGCACCTCGCTCCCCCTCGACCGGTTCTACGTGGTCAAGCCGGGCGCGAGCGCGGCGACGATCAACGCGGCGCTGGCGCAGGGCCTGCACCTGCTCTTCACGCCGGGCGTGTACCACGTCGACCAGACCATCCAGGTCAACCGCCCGGACACCGTGGTGCTGGGCCTCGGCCTCGCCACGATCGTCCCGGACAACGGCGTGACGGCGATGAAGGTCGCCGACGTCGACGGGGTGCGGCTGGCCGGCTTCCTCGTCGACGCGGGCGCCGTCAACTCCCCCACCCTGCTGGAGGTCGGCCCGGCCGGCGCGGCCACCGACCACGCGGCGAACCCGACGACCGTCCAGGACGTGTTCGTCCGCGTCGGCGGCGCGGGCGCGGGCAAGGCGACGCTGGGCATGCTGATCAACAGCCACGACACGATCGTCGACCACACCTGGATCTGGCGGGCCGACCACGGTGACGGGGTGGGCTGGGAGACCAACCGCTCCGACTACGGCTTCCGGGTCAACGGGGACGACGTCCTGGCCACCGGGCTGTTCGTCGAGCACTTCAACAAGTACGACGTGGAGTGGAACGGCGAGCGGGGCCGCACGATCTTCTACCAGAACGAGAAGGCGTACGACGCGCCCAACCAGGCCGCGATCCAGAACGGTTCCGTCAAGGGCTACGCGGCCTACAAGGTGGCCGACTCGGTGAACACCCACGAGGGCTGGGGTCTGGGCAGCTACTGCTACTACAACGTCGACCCGACGATTCGTCAGGAACACGGCTTCCAGGCCCCGGTGAAGGCCGGGGTCAGGTTCCACGACCTCCTGGTGGTGTCACTCGGCGGCAACGGCCAGTACGAGCACGTGATCAACGGCATCGGCGCCCCGACCTCGGGAACGTCGACCGTCCCCTCCACCGTCGTCTCGTTCCCCTGA
- a CDS encoding GH1 family beta-glucosidase: protein MTLSESLPPTDAAGADPTVPRAADAHAAAAALDATEAAALDLAALPADFAWGTATSAYQIEGAADEDGRGPSIWDTFTRVPGAIDGGHNGDTACDHYHRWPEDIALMRHLGTNAYRFSISWPRVLPAGDGPLNAKGIDFYDRLTDGLLAAGIEPSVTLYHWDLPQALQDRGGWPERDTAEHFAAYAAVVAERLGDRVTQWATLNEPLCSAWIGHLEGRMAPGSTDLTAAVRASYHLLLGHGLAARAVRAAAPGARIGIVNNLSTVAPATDGDADRAAARRMDGHVNRWWLDPVHGRGFPADMREVYGVDLPERPGDSTAIAAPLDWTGLNYYFPQVVTADPAGPAPYARQIDRPTAPRTGMGWEVDADGLEALIVRLHEEYGARRIHITENGSSYPDTVAPDGTVHDPERTAYLTSHLAACTRAARRGAPVAGYYAWSLLDNFEWAYGYDKRFGLVHVDYATQRRTVKSSGRRYARIIAAHRTP from the coding sequence ATGACCCTCTCGGAAAGCCTCCCCCCGACCGACGCGGCCGGCGCGGACCCGACCGTGCCCCGGGCGGCCGACGCGCACGCCGCCGCCGCGGCCCTCGACGCCACCGAGGCCGCCGCCCTGGACCTCGCAGCCCTGCCCGCCGACTTCGCCTGGGGCACCGCCACCTCCGCCTACCAGATCGAGGGCGCCGCCGACGAGGACGGCCGCGGCCCCTCCATCTGGGACACCTTCACCCGCGTCCCCGGCGCCATCGACGGCGGCCACAACGGCGACACCGCCTGCGACCACTACCACCGCTGGCCCGAGGACATCGCCCTGATGCGGCACCTCGGCACCAACGCCTACCGCTTCTCCATCTCCTGGCCCCGCGTGCTCCCGGCCGGCGACGGCCCGCTCAACGCCAAGGGCATCGACTTCTACGACCGCCTCACCGACGGCCTCCTCGCCGCCGGCATCGAGCCCTCCGTCACCCTCTACCACTGGGACCTGCCCCAGGCCCTCCAGGACCGCGGCGGCTGGCCCGAGCGCGACACCGCCGAGCACTTCGCCGCTTACGCGGCCGTCGTCGCCGAGCGCCTCGGTGACCGCGTCACCCAGTGGGCCACCCTGAACGAGCCGCTCTGCTCGGCCTGGATCGGGCACCTGGAGGGCAGGATGGCGCCCGGCAGCACCGACCTCACCGCCGCCGTCCGCGCCTCGTACCACCTGCTCCTGGGCCACGGTCTGGCCGCCCGGGCCGTCCGCGCGGCCGCCCCCGGCGCCCGGATCGGCATCGTCAACAACCTCTCCACCGTCGCACCCGCCACCGACGGCGACGCCGACCGGGCCGCCGCCCGCCGCATGGACGGCCACGTCAACCGCTGGTGGCTCGACCCCGTCCACGGCCGCGGCTTCCCCGCCGACATGCGCGAGGTCTACGGCGTGGACCTGCCCGAACGGCCCGGCGACAGCACGGCCATCGCCGCCCCCCTCGACTGGACCGGCCTCAACTACTACTTCCCCCAGGTGGTCACCGCCGACCCGGCCGGCCCCGCGCCGTACGCCCGCCAGATCGACCGCCCCACCGCGCCTCGGACCGGCATGGGCTGGGAGGTCGACGCCGACGGCCTGGAAGCGCTGATCGTGCGCCTCCACGAGGAGTACGGCGCCCGGCGCATCCACATCACCGAGAACGGCTCCTCCTACCCCGACACCGTCGCCCCCGACGGCACCGTCCACGACCCCGAGCGCACCGCTTACCTCACCTCCCACCTCGCCGCCTGCACCCGCGCGGCCCGCCGCGGAGCACCGGTGGCCGGCTACTACGCCTGGTCGCTGCTGGACAACTTCGAATGGGCGTACGGCTACGACAAGCGCTTCGGTCTCGTCCACGTCGACTACGCCACCCAGCGCCGCACCGTGAAGTCCAGCGGCCGCCGCTACGCCAGGATCATCGCCGCGCACCGCACCCCCTGA
- a CDS encoding carbohydrate ABC transporter permease, which yields MPASTHPGTHPGPSSRPRRRPSPRPRSALDPPASFRVVRAVFLTLLAVFVLVPVHVMATSSLKPLKDVAGEFRWIPSGLTVRPYIDIWHTIPLADYFVNSLIVAGAATVCSVVIAVFAAYAVSRHRFRGKRLFTVTVLSTQMFPGILFLLPLFLIFVNIGNTTGIALYGSRGGLILTYLTFSLPFSIWMLIGYFDSVPRDLDEAAMVDGCGPLGALFRVVIPAAVPGIVAVAVYAFMTAWGEVLFASVMTNDATRTLAVGLQGYSTQNDVYWNQIMAASLVVSIPVVAGFLLLQKYLVAGLTAGAVK from the coding sequence ATGCCCGCTAGCACCCACCCCGGCACCCACCCCGGCCCCAGCTCCCGCCCCCGACGCCGACCCAGTCCCCGTCCCCGCAGCGCCCTCGACCCGCCCGCGTCGTTCCGCGTGGTCCGGGCCGTCTTCCTGACGTTGCTCGCCGTGTTCGTCCTGGTGCCGGTCCACGTGATGGCCACCAGCTCCCTCAAGCCGCTGAAGGACGTCGCCGGCGAGTTCCGGTGGATCCCCAGCGGGCTCACCGTCCGCCCCTACATCGACATCTGGCACACGATCCCGCTCGCCGACTACTTCGTGAACTCCCTGATCGTGGCCGGAGCCGCCACCGTCTGCTCCGTCGTCATCGCCGTGTTCGCGGCGTACGCCGTCAGCCGCCACCGGTTCCGCGGCAAGCGCCTGTTCACCGTGACGGTGCTGTCCACCCAGATGTTCCCCGGGATCCTCTTCCTCCTGCCGCTGTTCCTGATCTTCGTGAACATCGGCAACACCACCGGCATCGCCCTCTACGGCTCGCGCGGCGGCCTGATCCTCACCTACCTGACCTTCTCCCTCCCCTTCTCCATCTGGATGCTCATCGGGTACTTCGACTCGGTGCCCCGCGACCTCGACGAAGCCGCCATGGTCGACGGCTGCGGCCCCCTCGGCGCCCTGTTCCGGGTCGTGATCCCGGCAGCGGTGCCCGGCATCGTCGCCGTCGCCGTGTACGCCTTCATGACCGCCTGGGGCGAGGTGCTGTTCGCGTCGGTCATGACGAACGACGCCACCCGCACCCTCGCCGTCGGACTGCAGGGCTACTCCACGCAGAACGACGTCTACTGGAACCAGATCATGGCCGCATCGCTCGTCGTCAGCATCCCCGTCGTCGCCGGTTTCCTGCTGCTGCAGAAGTACCTGGTGGCCGGACTCACGGCAGGAGCCGTCAAATGA
- a CDS encoding carbohydrate ABC transporter permease produces the protein MTNVPPAPSSLTPAPPGGTAGPGRRGAGRARPPGRRRRIALPYLLLLPALLLELLVHLVPMVMGIVASFSELTQFHIRDWTGAPWAGFDNYELAVDLNRPVGEALLTSFLTTCRFTLLSVGLCWLIGTAAAVFMQEAFRGRGFLRALFLVPYALPVYAAVITWSFMFQRDNGLVNHVVHDQLGLGGADHTFWLLGDNSFWALLTVSVWKGWPFAFLIVTAALQNIPKELYEAAALDGAGTWQQIRRITLPSVGPVNQVLVLVLFLWTFNDFNTPFVLFGKSAPEAADLISIHIYQSSFVTWNFGAGSAMSVLLLLFLLLVTAGYLLVTRGRRHDDAR, from the coding sequence GTGACCAACGTACCCCCGGCACCTTCCTCACTCACCCCGGCGCCGCCCGGCGGGACGGCCGGGCCGGGCCGCCGGGGCGCCGGCCGCGCGCGCCCGCCCGGCCGCCGACGCCGCATCGCCCTGCCCTACCTGCTGCTCCTGCCCGCGCTCCTGCTCGAACTGCTCGTCCACCTGGTCCCCATGGTCATGGGCATCGTGGCGAGCTTCAGCGAGCTGACCCAGTTCCACATCCGAGACTGGACGGGGGCGCCCTGGGCGGGCTTCGACAACTACGAGCTCGCCGTCGACCTCAACCGCCCCGTCGGTGAAGCACTCCTCACGTCCTTCCTCACCACCTGCCGGTTCACACTGCTCTCGGTCGGGCTGTGCTGGCTGATCGGCACGGCCGCCGCCGTGTTCATGCAGGAGGCCTTCCGCGGCCGCGGCTTCCTGCGGGCGCTCTTCCTGGTCCCGTACGCGCTCCCCGTGTACGCGGCGGTCATCACCTGGTCGTTCATGTTCCAGCGGGACAACGGCCTGGTGAACCACGTCGTCCACGACCAACTCGGCCTGGGCGGCGCCGATCACACCTTCTGGCTGCTCGGCGACAACAGCTTCTGGGCGCTGCTGACCGTATCGGTGTGGAAGGGCTGGCCGTTCGCCTTCCTCATCGTGACGGCGGCCCTCCAGAACATCCCCAAGGAGCTGTACGAGGCGGCCGCCCTGGACGGGGCCGGTACGTGGCAGCAGATCCGCCGGATCACCCTGCCGTCGGTCGGCCCGGTCAACCAGGTCCTGGTGCTCGTCCTGTTCCTGTGGACGTTCAACGACTTCAACACGCCGTTCGTGCTGTTCGGCAAGTCGGCGCCGGAAGCCGCCGACCTCATCTCCATCCACATCTACCAGTCCAGCTTCGTCACCTGGAACTTCGGCGCCGGATCGGCCATGTCCGTCCTCCTGCTGCTGTTCCTGCTGCTGGTCACCGCCGGGTACCTGCTCGTCACCCGCGGACGGAGGCACGACGATGCCCGCTAG
- a CDS encoding ABC transporter substrate-binding protein: protein MRRIRAASAAVTASLLAAATACGGGNANGGGGSNTAPRELTYWASNQGPDIPADQATLAPELKKFEQRTGIKVKLEVVPWSDLLNRILAATASGQGPDVLNIGNTWSASLQATGALLPWDAKNFAAIGGKDRFVESAIGSAGAAGKDPAAVPLYSMSYALYYNKKMFKDAGVAKPPATWDEMVTIGRRLSRGGKWALGAEGANPSNNIHQAFVFSHQHGAAFFDAAGKPTFDTPANVAAVKQYVDLMAKDKIIAPGNAEYDKNQSLQDFANGKTAMVLWQSAASSFKAHGMKEGDWGVAPVPVPAGGTPGAGRNVNSMVAGINLAVFKNTDNLDGALKFVEFMTGDEEQKLLNATYGSIPPVKAAQSDPAFAGEDSTVLRTTLATSAAPLPQVPEESQFETAVGTAVKELFADAAAGKPVTTESVRAKLTKAQQQMSS, encoded by the coding sequence ATGCGCAGAATCAGAGCCGCCTCCGCCGCCGTCACCGCTTCCCTCCTCGCCGCCGCCACCGCCTGTGGCGGCGGAAACGCGAACGGCGGGGGCGGCTCCAACACCGCCCCCAGGGAGCTCACGTACTGGGCCTCCAACCAGGGCCCCGACATCCCGGCCGACCAGGCCACGCTCGCACCGGAGTTGAAGAAGTTCGAGCAGCGGACCGGCATCAAGGTCAAACTGGAGGTCGTTCCCTGGTCGGACCTGCTCAACCGGATCCTCGCGGCCACCGCCTCCGGGCAGGGCCCGGACGTACTCAACATCGGCAACACCTGGTCCGCTTCGCTCCAGGCCACCGGCGCCCTGCTCCCCTGGGACGCGAAGAACTTCGCGGCCATCGGCGGGAAGGACCGCTTCGTCGAATCCGCGATCGGCTCGGCCGGCGCCGCCGGCAAGGACCCGGCCGCCGTCCCCCTGTACTCGATGTCGTACGCGCTCTACTACAACAAGAAGATGTTCAAGGATGCCGGCGTCGCCAAGCCCCCGGCCACCTGGGACGAGATGGTGACCATCGGCCGGAGGCTGTCCAGGGGCGGAAAGTGGGCGCTGGGCGCGGAGGGCGCGAACCCCTCCAACAACATCCACCAGGCCTTCGTCTTCTCCCACCAGCACGGCGCCGCGTTCTTCGACGCCGCCGGCAAGCCCACGTTCGACACCCCCGCCAACGTGGCGGCCGTCAAGCAGTACGTCGACCTGATGGCCAAGGACAAGATCATCGCGCCCGGCAACGCCGAGTACGACAAGAACCAGTCCCTCCAGGACTTCGCCAACGGCAAGACCGCCATGGTCCTTTGGCAGAGCGCGGCGAGCAGTTTCAAGGCGCACGGGATGAAGGAGGGCGACTGGGGCGTGGCGCCCGTACCGGTCCCCGCGGGCGGCACCCCCGGCGCCGGCCGCAACGTCAACTCGATGGTCGCCGGCATCAACCTGGCCGTCTTCAAGAACACCGACAACCTCGACGGCGCCCTGAAGTTCGTGGAGTTCATGACCGGCGACGAGGAGCAGAAGCTCCTCAACGCGACGTACGGCTCCATCCCCCCGGTCAAGGCCGCCCAGAGCGATCCGGCCTTCGCCGGAGAGGACTCGACCGTGCTCCGGACCACCCTCGCCACCAGCGCCGCCCCGCTCCCGCAGGTTCCCGAGGAGTCGCAGTTCGAGACGGCGGTCGGCACCGCCGTCAAGGAACTCTTCGCCGACGCCGCGGCCGGAAAGCCGGTGACCACCGAATCGGTCCGGGCCAAGCTCACCAAGGCCCAGCAGCAGATGTCGAGTTGA